One Desulfobulbus oligotrophicus DNA segment encodes these proteins:
- a CDS encoding DUF3369 domain-containing protein yields MMIDDDALLFKDEAPEPGESRADGSIPQDRWKILIVDDEVDVHSVTTYMIKDMEYHNKKFEFLHAYSGQEARQILAGHHDIAVVLLDVVMETDDSGLQLVRYIREVLNNHTVRIVLRTGQPGKAPPAKVILEYDINDYREKTELTLERMLVTVISALRSYNFIVTLENNRKGLRKIIDASGDIFERQSLEKLGSGVLDQLTSILQLHEDALYSHSSGLAVSKIQGQSVVLAATGKFSQYVDQPIGEVKIALMRGALDQARSCPHGFYCESGKCAWYFKSQTGSENFLYFEIAKELDEDDRDLLELFFTNVSLAFDNLFLNRGIEESQKEIIYHMAEAMECRSDETGSHVRRVAEYVRLLALKYGLSEEEAEMFKLASTLHDLGKIGVPDAVLNKPGPLTPEEYQIIQAHVRQGHELLTNSGSPVIRTAARIILEHHERWDGRGYPRGLNGDEIHISSRIVSVADVFDALSNRRIYREAWSWEDVLTYFREQRGKHFDPRLVDILLASQEEFRRVWLQYSEVTGALSGVSSDMV; encoded by the coding sequence ATGATGATCGACGATGATGCCCTTCTCTTTAAAGATGAAGCTCCGGAACCGGGTGAAAGCCGGGCTGACGGCAGTATTCCCCAGGACAGATGGAAGATTCTGATTGTTGATGATGAGGTCGATGTTCACAGTGTCACCACCTATATGATCAAAGACATGGAGTATCATAACAAGAAGTTTGAGTTCCTCCATGCCTACAGCGGTCAGGAAGCCAGGCAGATCTTAGCCGGGCACCATGACATAGCCGTTGTTCTTCTGGATGTGGTGATGGAAACCGATGACAGCGGTCTGCAGCTTGTCCGCTATATTCGCGAGGTACTCAACAATCATACTGTGCGGATAGTTTTGCGTACCGGTCAACCAGGTAAGGCACCGCCGGCCAAAGTCATCTTAGAGTATGACATCAACGATTACAGGGAAAAGACAGAGTTAACCCTTGAGCGGATGCTGGTCACCGTCATATCCGCGCTGCGAAGTTACAACTTTATTGTGACCCTTGAAAATAATCGTAAAGGGCTGAGAAAGATCATCGATGCTTCAGGGGATATTTTTGAACGTCAATCCTTAGAAAAATTAGGGAGCGGCGTTTTAGATCAATTAACCTCGATTCTTCAGTTGCATGAGGATGCGCTTTATAGCCATTCCTCGGGATTGGCGGTTTCAAAAATCCAGGGACAATCGGTGGTACTGGCGGCAACCGGGAAGTTCAGCCAATATGTCGATCAGCCGATTGGTGAGGTGAAAATCGCCCTGATGCGGGGTGCTCTTGATCAGGCCCGATCCTGTCCCCACGGTTTTTATTGCGAGAGCGGTAAGTGTGCCTGGTACTTTAAAAGTCAGACCGGCTCGGAAAATTTCCTTTATTTTGAGATTGCCAAGGAGCTGGACGAAGACGATCGTGATTTGCTTGAGTTGTTTTTTACCAATGTCTCCCTGGCCTTTGACAACCTGTTCCTTAACAGAGGCATTGAAGAATCGCAGAAGGAGATCATCTACCATATGGCAGAGGCCATGGAGTGCCGTTCAGATGAGACAGGCAGCCATGTCCGCAGGGTGGCCGAATATGTACGTTTGCTTGCTTTGAAATACGGCCTCAGCGAGGAGGAGGCTGAGATGTTCAAGCTTGCCTCAACTCTGCACGACCTTGGTAAAATTGGTGTCCCGGATGCTGTTTTAAATAAACCCGGCCCGCTTACCCCGGAGGAATATCAGATCATTCAGGCTCATGTGCGTCAGGGCCATGAACTGCTGACAAATTCCGGAAGCCCGGTTATTCGCACTGCGGCCCGAATTATTCTCGAACATCATGAACGCTGGGACGGCCGGGGATATCCACGCGGTCTGAACGGTGACGAAATTCATATCAGTAGCCGGATCGTGTCGGTGGCCGATGTCTTTGATGCCCTGTCTAATCGACGCATCTATCGCGAGGCGTGGAGCTGGGAGGATGTACTGACTTATTTCAGGGAACAGCGCGGAAAACATTTTGATCCCAGACTCGTGGATATCCTCCTTGCAAGCCAGGAGGAGTTTCGTCGTGTCTGGCTGCAGTACAGCGAGGTGACGGGTGCTCTTTCCGGTGTATCTTCCGACATGGTGTGA